From Pseudanabaena sp. PCC 6802, one genomic window encodes:
- a CDS encoding glycosyltransferase, with product MRYIEIAKVTLVQGGWVALLKKIRDKILHVLFFGPIDAIKRGAIRSPLPRPKPIALATAPNPVVSFLIYIDCNHVHAYNCLLSIQKYVEPRLPIEIIIINDAQSSDKKLARFLSQVSGVQIVRLTTDRGAIEGFNLAASKAQGKWLCFLDRDCQIGDRWAQNLKAIVREIDRPIDRGIGAIGSKLTFAGGDLHNAGGVIWQDGSVWPYGQFEFAGEPEYSYVRLVDFCPAIGTLVDAQLFRSLQGFSRSYDSLLYASADLGLALQSRDCKVLYQAKSEIIYHQSPKDAAKDRNPNSTDAAKLEHRWHGQLQERYFTDRTEHREAACRRLLPKPTILIVDTLVPAYDKESGSYRLFNIIKILQQLGYHIIFLPDYGHEQEPYTSEFESMGIEVLYFTHRQADWKLRLERRLSAIDLAWVCRPELCAKYFPVLQKQPNIKLIYDTIDLHFLRLKRGWEISSQKTREDEEEWREMQISEVQAAQAADLTIVVTAVEQKILESLDVRNVQVIPNIHHIYEHPIPKFSDRHDILFIGGYYHIPNIDAVTWLCQEIMPLVWAKHPEIKLTLLGSNPSPQVKALKNDRVSVPGYIKDVEPYFLNHRIFVAPLRYGAGMKGKIGHSLSYGLPTVTTSIGAEGMGLNSGFDALIADSADTFAESILQLYTDESLWRKISNNAIAAVRHYSPEAVKAKISNLFMSLF from the coding sequence ATGAGATACATTGAGATCGCTAAAGTAACCCTCGTTCAGGGAGGATGGGTCGCTCTCCTCAAAAAAATTAGAGATAAAATCCTGCACGTTCTCTTCTTTGGCCCCATTGATGCGATTAAAAGAGGAGCCATTAGATCGCCTCTACCCAGACCCAAGCCGATCGCTCTAGCTACCGCTCCAAATCCTGTTGTTTCTTTCCTAATCTACATCGATTGCAACCACGTACATGCATATAACTGCCTGCTATCGATACAAAAGTATGTCGAACCAAGGTTGCCCATTGAGATTATTATCATTAATGATGCTCAAAGTAGCGATAAGAAATTAGCAAGATTTCTCAGTCAAGTCTCGGGCGTGCAGATTGTTCGATTAACGACAGATCGAGGTGCGATCGAGGGATTTAATCTGGCCGCATCAAAGGCGCAAGGGAAATGGCTGTGCTTCCTCGATCGCGATTGCCAGATCGGCGATCGCTGGGCGCAGAACTTAAAAGCAATCGTACGGGAAATCGATCGCCCTATCGATCGGGGTATTGGAGCGATTGGATCGAAATTAACGTTCGCAGGTGGAGATTTACATAACGCTGGTGGAGTAATTTGGCAAGATGGCTCCGTTTGGCCATACGGACAGTTTGAGTTTGCTGGCGAACCAGAGTATAGCTACGTGCGATTGGTTGACTTTTGCCCCGCGATCGGCACATTAGTAGACGCTCAACTCTTCCGCTCTCTGCAAGGATTTAGCAGATCGTATGATTCCTTATTATATGCCAGTGCGGATTTGGGTTTAGCGTTGCAAAGCCGGGACTGCAAGGTGCTTTATCAAGCCAAGTCAGAGATAATTTATCACCAGTCTCCCAAAGATGCTGCTAAAGATCGCAATCCCAACTCGACAGATGCCGCAAAATTAGAGCATAGGTGGCACGGGCAACTACAAGAAAGATATTTTACGGATCGGACAGAACATCGAGAAGCTGCCTGTAGGCGACTATTACCAAAGCCAACTATATTAATCGTAGATACCTTAGTTCCAGCCTACGATAAAGAATCTGGTTCCTATCGACTTTTCAATATCATTAAAATCCTGCAACAGTTGGGATATCACATCATTTTCTTGCCAGACTACGGCCACGAGCAGGAGCCTTATACCTCTGAATTTGAGAGTATGGGCATCGAAGTCCTGTACTTTACGCACAGGCAAGCGGACTGGAAATTGCGATTGGAGCGCAGGTTGAGCGCGATCGATCTAGCCTGGGTGTGCCGTCCAGAACTTTGCGCCAAATATTTCCCAGTCCTGCAAAAGCAGCCAAATATAAAATTAATTTACGACACCATCGATTTACACTTCCTGCGCTTGAAGCGCGGATGGGAAATTTCATCCCAAAAAACTCGTGAAGACGAAGAAGAGTGGCGGGAAATGCAAATTTCAGAAGTCCAAGCTGCCCAAGCTGCCGATCTGACAATTGTAGTTACTGCTGTCGAGCAAAAGATTCTGGAGAGCCTGGACGTACGTAACGTGCAGGTAATTCCCAATATTCACCACATCTACGAGCATCCCATTCCCAAATTTAGCGATCGCCATGACATCTTGTTTATTGGCGGCTACTACCATATTCCTAATATTGATGCCGTAACGTGGCTGTGCCAGGAAATTATGCCTTTAGTATGGGCAAAGCACCCCGAGATTAAGCTCACCCTATTAGGCAGCAACCCATCACCTCAGGTAAAAGCCTTAAAAAACGATCGAGTTAGCGTCCCAGGCTATATCAAAGATGTAGAGCCATATTTTTTAAACCATCGCATTTTTGTCGCACCATTACGTTATGGCGCTGGCATGAAAGGCAAAATTGGTCACAGTCTATCCTACGGCCTGCCCACTGTAACCACCTCCATTGGTGCGGAAGGAATGGGACTGAATTCGGGATTTGATGCTTTGATTGCCGATAGCGCCGACACTTTTGCCGAGAGTATATTGCAGCTCTATACCGACGAATCTCTCTGGCGGAAGATCTCTAACAATGCGATCGCCGCCGTGCGTCATTATAGTCCGGAAGCAGTGAAAGCTAAAATTAGCAACCTGTTTATGTCTTTATTCTAG
- a CDS encoding glycosyltransferase family 2 protein yields MSLSPLVSICIPTYNAEAFIAETIAAALAQTYAPIEIIISDDGSSDRTVEIAKQLLDGKGVSFKLSAHERFGIAANWNTCITMSEGKYVKFLFQDDTIAPDCVAQMVELAEQDPEIGLVFARRDIINSDDTQLDRVYVDITEGWTSLSAIQPGQSLLADPKLLEPPFNKIGEPTAVLIAKAAFDKVGLFDLNLMQVLDLDMWLRIMQHYKIGYIDRSLAGFRVHRNQQSIQNARSGASWLDDWRLQFKMLGDRSYSSLDEDLKRSLVARCSERISQTYAEIDGLRSQAIDAYRQLEETQKRMQAEVKQLREKYWQTNEQLSLTQVHLEQTHAKIAAMESSKFWKLRAAWLRIKQTLGLKAEE; encoded by the coding sequence GTGTCTTTGTCGCCATTAGTTAGTATTTGTATTCCCACCTACAATGCCGAAGCATTTATTGCTGAGACGATCGCCGCTGCATTAGCTCAAACCTATGCCCCTATTGAAATAATCATTTCTGATGATGGCTCCAGCGATCGCACGGTGGAAATTGCCAAGCAGTTGCTAGATGGCAAGGGTGTAAGCTTTAAATTAAGCGCCCACGAGCGATTTGGCATCGCTGCTAACTGGAATACTTGCATTACTATGTCTGAGGGCAAGTACGTTAAGTTCCTGTTCCAAGATGACACGATCGCGCCAGATTGCGTTGCTCAAATGGTGGAACTGGCAGAGCAAGATCCGGAAATAGGTTTGGTATTTGCGCGACGAGACATTATTAACAGTGACGACACCCAATTAGATCGGGTATATGTTGACATTACTGAAGGCTGGACGAGTCTGAGTGCAATTCAGCCAGGGCAATCTCTACTGGCAGACCCCAAACTCCTGGAGCCACCATTTAATAAAATTGGCGAACCAACTGCTGTATTGATTGCTAAAGCTGCATTCGACAAGGTAGGCTTATTCGATCTTAATTTGATGCAGGTGCTCGATCTGGATATGTGGCTGCGGATTATGCAGCACTACAAGATTGGCTATATCGATCGGTCTCTGGCTGGATTTCGCGTGCATCGCAACCAGCAAAGCATTCAAAATGCTCGATCGGGTGCATCCTGGCTTGATGACTGGCGCTTGCAATTCAAAATGCTGGGCGATCGCTCCTATAGCTCTCTAGACGAGGATCTAAAGCGATCGTTAGTGGCGCGATGTTCGGAGCGCATTAGCCAAACCTATGCTGAAATAGACGGCTTGCGATCGCAGGCGATCGATGCCTATCGGCAGTTAGAGGAGACGCAAAAGCGAATGCAAGCCGAAGTCAAACAATTAAGGGAAAAATATTGGCAAACCAACGAACAGCTCAGCTTAACGCAAGTCCACCTGGAACAAACTCATGCGAAAATTGCGGCGATGGAAAGCAGTAAATTTTGGAAGTTAAGGGCAGCCTGGCTGAGGATAAAACAAACTTTGGGGCTAAAGGCTGAGGAGTGA
- a CDS encoding RNA recognition motif domain-containing protein — MSIYIGNLSYEVTQEDLSEIFADYGAVKRVQVPTDRETGRMRGFAFVEMSSDAEEESAIAALDGAEWMGRNLKVNKAKPRENKGGSFSRSRRSDPESNRFSRRS; from the coding sequence ATGTCTATTTACATTGGTAACTTGTCCTATGAAGTTACTCAAGAAGATCTAAGCGAAATTTTCGCTGATTATGGTGCGGTAAAGCGCGTGCAAGTGCCAACCGACAGGGAAACTGGCAGAATGCGCGGTTTTGCTTTTGTGGAAATGTCATCTGACGCGGAAGAGGAAAGTGCGATCGCTGCTCTTGATGGGGCGGAATGGATGGGACGAAATCTGAAAGTGAACAAGGCAAAGCCTCGGGAAAATAAAGGTGGCTCTTTTAGCAGATCTAGACGTTCCGATCCCGAGAGCAATCGTTTTTCTAGACGTTCTTAG
- the rpsU gene encoding 30S ribosomal protein S21 — MTQVIVGDHEGIESALRRFKRQVVKAGIFLDMKKHRYFETTTEKRKRKAIEKRRQQKRIYRK; from the coding sequence ATGACCCAGGTAATTGTTGGCGATCATGAAGGGATTGAATCAGCACTACGCCGCTTTAAGCGTCAAGTAGTTAAGGCTGGTATTTTCCTAGACATGAAGAAGCACCGTTATTTTGAGACTACAACGGAAAAACGCAAGCGCAAAGCGATCGAAAAGCGGAGACAGCAAAAGCGTATTTATCGCAAGTAA
- a CDS encoding beta-1,6-N-acetylglucosaminyltransferase, giving the protein MKVCYLIQTHANPQQILRLVSTIRQSSDRAFILIDHDPTNCQLPVEPFQKFKDVTIINANKCVRGDFTLVQNYLDAVEWLLDRNIQFDWLTNLSGQDYPTQPLERIEQFLATTEYDGFLEWFDVLSPLSHWTLAEGQERYFYQYWRWEHSPSKWQMCLLVPLKKIVNRLQPYARINLAYGFAIGRRAPIIPFSQNFICYGGSHFKTLSRQCVEYLYRYTKEHPDLVEYYAKTLNSDESYMQTVLVNSRQFNLCNANKMYVDFSQTRYGRPKVLTVADYASLTTPEYHFARKFDLATDSAILDRLDSLVLR; this is encoded by the coding sequence ATGAAAGTTTGCTACTTAATTCAAACCCACGCAAATCCACAGCAAATCTTAAGACTGGTCAGTACGATTAGACAATCTAGCGATCGCGCTTTCATTTTGATCGACCACGATCCCACAAACTGTCAATTACCAGTTGAACCATTTCAAAAATTTAAAGATGTGACGATTATTAACGCTAACAAGTGCGTGCGAGGGGATTTCACGCTCGTGCAAAACTACTTAGATGCTGTGGAATGGTTGCTAGATCGGAATATTCAATTTGACTGGTTAACTAATTTGTCGGGGCAAGACTATCCAACCCAGCCACTGGAGCGTATCGAACAATTTCTTGCCACAACTGAGTACGATGGCTTTTTGGAATGGTTTGATGTGTTATCGCCGTTGAGTCATTGGACGCTTGCAGAAGGGCAAGAGCGCTACTTCTATCAGTATTGGCGTTGGGAGCACAGCCCATCAAAATGGCAAATGTGTTTGCTAGTACCGCTCAAGAAAATAGTTAATAGACTGCAACCGTACGCTCGGATTAATCTCGCCTATGGCTTTGCAATTGGCAGACGCGCCCCGATAATCCCTTTTAGCCAGAATTTTATCTGTTATGGTGGGTCGCACTTCAAAACACTGTCCCGGCAATGCGTTGAATACCTTTATCGGTATACTAAAGAGCATCCTGACCTGGTTGAGTATTATGCCAAAACTCTAAATAGCGATGAGTCTTACATGCAAACGGTACTCGTAAATAGCAGACAGTTTAATCTTTGTAATGCTAACAAAATGTATGTGGATTTTAGTCAGACTCGATATGGTAGGCCCAAAGTACTGACAGTTGCGGACTATGCAAGCCTTACCACTCCAGAATATCACTTTGCTCGGAAATTCGATCTGGCAACCGATTCGGCAATTTTAGATCGGTTAGATAGCCTGGTATTGCGCTAG
- a CDS encoding lipopolysaccharide biosynthesis protein: protein MKSLIDKLKQKFSSKFVQNVGWMGASQLVNRVFRLATTVVSAQWLSEEDFGLLAIVLTVNEFVLVFTRTGIGEKLTQAKEEDIEEYCRTVYWLTWVISIIFFLGQCAIAFPIAWFYGNDRLILPICFLGITYLITAVSEVPSGLIQRENRLHVFAIANSVGNMATNSLCVILLLAGVGMWAMIIPQVVLAPVWVAIYLKYHPWRVTGAFTLHRWQEIINYSKNLLGVELLGTLRSNIDYLLIAKFLSFKELGLYYFAFSSGIGISLNVISTLNEPLFPYLCSARGNPTLLRKYYFEALKTIAIVAVPIMVLQASLAPFYVPIIFGAKWKPAIPILILICLSAIPRPFANASSRLLWTVDKPQLDLYWNVIFTIVLTLAISIGLHWGVLGVGFAVLLAHAIALPTYTIWASWYGLRLASKM from the coding sequence ATGAAATCTCTAATTGACAAACTCAAACAGAAATTCTCTAGTAAGTTTGTCCAGAATGTGGGCTGGATGGGCGCTAGCCAACTGGTAAACCGGGTATTTCGCCTGGCGACAACCGTTGTTTCTGCTCAGTGGCTGAGCGAAGAAGATTTTGGCTTGTTGGCAATCGTCTTAACCGTTAATGAGTTCGTGCTAGTGTTTACTCGCACTGGGATTGGGGAAAAACTCACCCAAGCTAAAGAAGAAGATATTGAGGAATATTGCAGGACGGTTTATTGGTTGACCTGGGTAATTTCTATTATCTTTTTTTTGGGTCAGTGCGCGATCGCTTTTCCGATCGCCTGGTTCTACGGTAACGATCGCCTGATATTACCAATCTGTTTTTTAGGCATCACCTACTTGATCACTGCGGTTTCGGAAGTGCCCTCAGGTCTGATTCAACGCGAAAATCGCCTGCACGTGTTTGCGATTGCCAACTCGGTGGGCAATATGGCAACCAATAGCTTGTGTGTAATTCTCCTGCTGGCAGGAGTGGGTATGTGGGCAATGATTATTCCTCAAGTAGTGTTAGCGCCAGTATGGGTGGCAATTTATTTGAAATATCATCCCTGGCGAGTCACTGGTGCTTTTACTCTACACCGCTGGCAAGAAATTATTAACTACAGTAAGAACCTTCTAGGAGTCGAGCTACTGGGGACTTTACGGTCTAACATTGACTATTTACTAATTGCCAAGTTTCTCTCTTTCAAAGAATTGGGATTGTATTATTTTGCCTTTAGCTCTGGAATTGGCATTAGCTTAAACGTAATTAGCACGTTAAACGAACCCCTATTTCCCTATCTTTGCTCTGCTCGGGGAAATCCCACCCTATTAAGAAAGTATTATTTTGAGGCGCTCAAAACCATTGCGATCGTAGCCGTACCAATTATGGTTTTACAGGCAAGTTTGGCTCCCTTCTACGTCCCCATCATCTTCGGTGCCAAATGGAAGCCTGCGATTCCTATTTTGATCCTGATTTGTTTATCTGCCATACCCCGCCCTTTTGCTAATGCTAGTTCGCGCTTGCTTTGGACAGTGGACAAACCACAGCTAGATTTATATTGGAACGTTATATTTACGATCGTACTTACGCTCGCCATCTCGATCGGCCTGCATTGGGGGGTGCTGGGAGTAGGTTTTGCAGTTTTGCTCGCCCACGCGATCGCTCTGCCCACTTATACGATCTGGGCAAGTTGGTATGGTTTGAGGCTAGCGTCCAAAATGTAA
- a CDS encoding GumC family protein yields MNGSTSIEPSPVKGSKGSHAGLSYLFWGIIANSIIWGFGVLYLKLAPSSYTSQFSLILPGSGSGINLTLPEIGSATSSSTSPFGSSSQDPRANYQYIANDENVIEEAARSLNITPKEFGKPKSKLIDNTTILQFDLDATSPQKARDRSYALYRALTRKVSQLRAEEMTKRDVGIQATLESAQKRLQDAQRRLSEYKAKSGLNSSDQVKDLSSNIEQLRKQKAETLAQQQQVSQRLQQLSSDLGLSVQEAANAFTLNADQLFQQNLKDYNESTATLTVLRSKWGKNHPSVVKEFAKQEAAQTALMKRARILLGRDINQANLARLNLSSNSNGTGRDALFKELVTVQAERSGIVAQNETLTQQIELLESRLNRLSQKSLMLERLQRDAQIAEAVFASTLAKLDLGKTEIFAAYPLVQLISEPSLPDVPTSPKPLFVYLGASIGSILATTAFFLLYLRQRRQSKYQINTLSLDAASSPEPKLDRGTDPAIIPPTPLSNKPRS; encoded by the coding sequence ATGAATGGCTCTACCTCTATAGAACCATCCCCAGTCAAAGGATCGAAAGGTTCCCATGCCGGGTTATCCTATTTGTTCTGGGGAATAATTGCCAATTCAATTATTTGGGGCTTTGGGGTGCTCTATCTCAAACTGGCTCCCTCCAGCTATACCAGTCAGTTTTCTCTGATTCTACCTGGATCTGGTTCTGGAATTAATCTTACCCTGCCCGAAATCGGCTCTGCCACATCCTCCAGTACCTCTCCATTTGGTAGCTCTTCTCAAGATCCCAGGGCTAACTACCAGTACATTGCCAACGACGAAAATGTAATTGAAGAGGCGGCCAGATCCTTAAATATCACTCCTAAAGAGTTTGGTAAGCCCAAATCCAAACTGATTGACAACACCACCATCTTGCAGTTCGATCTTGATGCTACCTCACCACAAAAGGCAAGGGATCGTTCCTACGCGCTTTATCGAGCACTGACGCGCAAAGTGAGTCAACTGCGTGCTGAGGAAATGACTAAGCGGGACGTAGGGATTCAAGCAACTCTTGAATCGGCTCAAAAGAGGCTGCAAGATGCCCAAAGGCGACTCTCGGAATACAAAGCAAAATCTGGCTTGAACTCGAGCGATCAGGTAAAGGATCTCTCTAGTAATATCGAGCAGCTCCGCAAACAAAAAGCTGAGACACTGGCACAGCAGCAGCAGGTCTCCCAGCGACTTCAGCAACTATCATCTGACCTGGGATTATCAGTACAGGAAGCTGCCAATGCTTTTACGCTCAATGCCGATCAGTTATTTCAACAAAATCTTAAAGACTACAATGAATCTACAGCAACGTTGACAGTGCTGAGATCTAAGTGGGGTAAGAATCATCCCTCAGTTGTCAAGGAGTTTGCCAAGCAAGAAGCGGCTCAAACTGCCCTCATGAAACGAGCCAGAATTTTACTAGGTCGAGATATCAATCAAGCTAATTTAGCTCGCCTTAACCTTAGTTCTAACTCTAATGGAACTGGCAGAGATGCACTATTTAAAGAGCTGGTTACCGTTCAAGCAGAGCGTAGTGGAATTGTAGCCCAAAATGAGACATTGACGCAGCAGATCGAACTGCTAGAGTCGAGGCTCAATCGGCTATCGCAGAAGTCATTGATGTTGGAGCGGCTGCAACGTGACGCTCAAATTGCCGAAGCAGTATTTGCCTCCACTTTGGCCAAGCTGGATCTGGGCAAGACAGAAATTTTTGCGGCATACCCTCTGGTGCAACTCATATCCGAACCTAGTTTGCCTGATGTTCCAACTTCACCTAAACCACTGTTTGTCTATCTGGGGGCATCTATCGGTTCCATACTTGCAACCACGGCGTTTTTTTTACTATATTTGCGCCAGCGCCGACAATCTAAATATCAAATCAATACACTGTCATTGGATGCAGCTTCCTCTCCCGAGCCTAAACTCGATCGCGGTACCGATCCTGCAATTATTCCACCAACACCTTTAAGTAATAAGCCACGATCCTAA
- a CDS encoding polysaccharide biosynthesis/export family protein, with translation MGLNNWPIVKLAVLTVVAYQMLGTLPACALPLSPGDRLRITIPEGELFNGIYEVNLDGNIQVPYLDPISVKGLELSDLERELTRLLVGKGYFNPTFIKVNVAIIEWAAVQVSVAGATFQPGLVLINARSAPDRALQQQRTTGDYPVERFLTAALRNAGGVTPDADVKSIRLIRDKQEKIIDLSGVFSGEPVEDIPLIAGDRIVVPKLAAVNNEQVRPSQITPPGIRVILSNLTVPASSNASASITREATTFAYGSRLSQAVISGNCAGGTLATNASRFAVLVRTERVTGTTKTWERSIEDLLKKPNEDSINPFLMPDDGVVCYDSSLTDARDVARTIGDFLNPINLLRGIFGGSNR, from the coding sequence ATGGGACTGAATAACTGGCCGATCGTTAAGCTTGCAGTTCTTACTGTCGTTGCCTATCAAATGTTAGGCACATTGCCTGCCTGTGCCTTACCCCTCTCTCCAGGCGATCGCCTCCGAATTACTATACCTGAAGGCGAACTGTTTAACGGGATTTACGAAGTGAACCTGGATGGCAATATTCAGGTACCTTATCTCGATCCAATTTCCGTAAAAGGTCTGGAACTAAGCGATCTAGAGCGAGAGCTAACCAGACTTCTTGTGGGTAAGGGCTATTTTAACCCCACATTTATTAAAGTCAACGTAGCGATTATAGAATGGGCAGCGGTGCAGGTTTCAGTGGCCGGTGCCACATTCCAGCCCGGACTAGTTTTAATCAACGCGCGATCGGCACCCGATCGGGCATTGCAACAGCAGCGCACTACAGGGGACTATCCAGTCGAGCGCTTCCTGACCGCAGCCTTGCGTAACGCAGGCGGCGTAACCCCAGATGCAGATGTTAAATCTATACGTCTGATCAGAGACAAACAAGAGAAAATAATCGATTTGTCTGGGGTATTCAGTGGCGAACCAGTAGAAGATATTCCCCTAATTGCAGGCGATCGCATAGTTGTCCCCAAACTCGCGGCTGTTAATAACGAGCAGGTCAGACCCTCGCAAATTACCCCGCCGGGAATTAGAGTGATCCTATCTAACCTGACCGTGCCTGCAAGTAGCAATGCTAGCGCGTCAATCACCCGCGAAGCTACTACGTTTGCCTATGGTTCGCGATTATCTCAAGCAGTGATTTCTGGCAACTGTGCTGGCGGTACATTAGCTACTAATGCCAGTCGCTTTGCTGTCTTAGTAAGAACAGAACGCGTTACAGGAACGACCAAAACCTGGGAGCGATCGATCGAAGATTTACTTAAAAAGCCAAATGAAGATTCCATCAACCCATTCCTCATGCCAGATGACGGTGTAGTCTGCTATGATTCATCACTTACAGACGCTAGAGACGTAGCCCGCACGATTGGTGACTTCCTAAACCCAATTAATCTGCTTAGAGGTATATTTGGAGGATCGAATAGATGA
- the secG gene encoding preprotein translocase subunit SecG encodes MYIWFKIAWAVIAAILILLILLHSPKGDGLGGIGGQAQLFSSTKSAETTLNRLTWTLTVMFLSLTVALSAGLIAPPTTATPSAQPAPTALPKTNPTDLPSGK; translated from the coding sequence ATGTATATCTGGTTCAAAATAGCTTGGGCAGTAATTGCCGCCATACTCATACTTCTGATTCTGCTGCACAGCCCTAAGGGAGATGGTTTAGGTGGTATTGGCGGACAAGCGCAACTATTTTCCAGTACCAAGAGTGCGGAAACAACCTTAAATCGGCTTACCTGGACGCTAACAGTAATGTTCCTCAGCCTGACTGTGGCGCTAAGTGCAGGGCTGATTGCTCCACCAACAACCGCTACTCCATCTGCGCAACCAGCCCCAACTGCTCTCCCTAAAACAAATCCCACCGATCTACCTAGTGGTAAATAA
- the tilS gene encoding tRNA lysidine(34) synthetase TilS, with product MVSKLLRAKLNRLLNLPPYLLPRSSSILVAVSGGQDSLCLAQLLWGLQPKWQWHLAIAHCDHQWRADSTANALHVQQLASNWGLPFCLRTAEAPPQNEAAARQWRYAMLEEMALEAQCQIVVTGHTRSDRAETFLFNLMRGSGAEGLQSLYWQRPLGDKLALVRPLLDISRSQTLEYCQELELPVWLDSTNDNLDYQRNRIRQELMPYIVQHFNPQIERALAQTADLLHADASYLEQQTSQAWQPGDLPKINRIDLRQQHPALQRRIARQFLQYHLRQSVSFAHVEKFLRLVSAPHRSRCDRFPGGSWAEVDRAWIWLRHN from the coding sequence ATGGTTAGCAAGCTCTTGCGGGCAAAATTAAATAGGCTGTTAAACTTACCCCCATACTTATTGCCGCGCAGCAGCAGTATTTTAGTTGCGGTGTCCGGCGGGCAAGATTCGCTGTGCCTCGCTCAACTACTGTGGGGCCTACAGCCAAAATGGCAGTGGCATCTGGCGATCGCCCACTGCGACCATCAATGGCGAGCTGACTCTACTGCGAATGCGCTACACGTGCAACAACTAGCGAGCAACTGGGGCTTGCCATTCTGCCTGCGGACTGCCGAAGCTCCACCCCAAAACGAAGCCGCCGCAAGACAATGGCGCTATGCCATGTTGGAGGAGATGGCGCTGGAGGCACAATGCCAAATAGTTGTCACGGGACATACTAGAAGCGATCGGGCTGAAACTTTCCTGTTTAACCTGATGCGCGGTAGTGGGGCAGAAGGATTGCAATCGCTGTACTGGCAGCGTCCGCTAGGGGATAAGCTCGCTCTCGTCAGACCCCTGCTCGATATCAGTCGCAGTCAAACCCTCGAATACTGCCAGGAGTTAGAGCTGCCAGTTTGGCTTGATAGTACTAACGACAACCTGGACTATCAACGCAATCGCATTCGTCAAGAATTAATGCCCTACATAGTTCAGCACTTTAACCCCCAGATAGAGCGAGCCTTAGCGCAGACCGCCGATCTGCTCCATGCAGATGCGAGCTATCTAGAGCAACAGACCAGCCAGGCTTGGCAACCTGGAGACTTACCTAAAATTAACCGCATCGATCTGCGCCAGCAACACCCAGCATTACAGCGCCGGATCGCGCGCCAGTTTTTGCAATATCACCTGCGTCAAAGTGTCAGTTTTGCCCATGTCGAGAAATTTCTCCGCCTTGTCTCTGCGCCCCATCGCTCTCGTTGCGATCGCTTCCCTGGTGGAAGCTGGGCAGAAGTAGATCGTGCTTGGATTTGGCTGAGGCATAATTAG
- a CDS encoding Arm DNA-binding domain-containing protein, whose protein sequence is MPSVSTSSKKAPKGTVVVESFKGRLRLRFRVAGDRYCLAVGLPDLPENREIAQAQANRVAQDIKIGQFDPTLAKYQTPERTRAIRQQPMLDTLWDKYTEFRSKQIATPSTLKNYNRFHKSVRSADEPGADPTEPFSGNSGISWTPSTTRRLLSGIIESTSLIDDYQKFRNYIEELPSKHVGNAIEIHRYICRTQPPSSANYILTQIKICCEWATRSGLLSYNPFSQLGDCEGLPLKDSLSTES, encoded by the coding sequence ATGCCCAGTGTTTCCACATCTAGTAAAAAAGCACCTAAAGGTACCGTAGTAGTTGAGTCATTTAAAGGAAGACTGAGACTGCGCTTTCGAGTAGCAGGCGATCGCTACTGTCTGGCAGTTGGGTTGCCAGATCTACCCGAAAATAGAGAAATAGCACAAGCACAAGCAAATCGGGTAGCTCAAGATATTAAAATCGGCCAATTCGATCCAACCCTGGCGAAATATCAAACACCCGAACGGACAAGGGCAATCAGACAGCAACCCATGCTAGATACTTTATGGGATAAGTATACTGAGTTTAGAAGCAAGCAAATTGCTACTCCCAGCACGCTCAAGAACTATAACCGCTTTCACAAAAGCGTACGTAGCGCGGACGAGCCTGGAGCAGATCCCACAGAGCCATTTTCTGGCAACTCAGGTATAAGCTGGACGCCCAGTACGACCCGACGACTGCTATCTGGCATTATTGAGTCAACATCCTTAATCGATGATTACCAAAAATTCCGCAATTATATAGAGGAATTACCATCAAAACATGTAGGCAACGCGATCGAAATCCACAGGTACATATGCAGAACACAACCTCCCAGTTCCGCAAATTATATTTTGACGCAAATTAAGATTTGCTGCGAATGGGCAACAAGATCGGGGCTGCTCAGTTATAACCCTTTTAGTCAACTCGGCGACTGTGAGGGGTTACCGCTTAAAGATTCGCTCTCAACGGAATCCTAA